In Hoplias malabaricus isolate fHopMal1 chromosome 6, fHopMal1.hap1, whole genome shotgun sequence, a single window of DNA contains:
- the LOC136699910 gene encoding biotinidase-like, translated as MAFCVLTVVIFSLCLGGLPQVRADGLSYVAAVYEHKVILNPHPRVPQERKAALAHMKQNLDVFEEQTALAAKQGAQIIVFPEDGIHGFNFSRSSIAAYLETVPDPGLVTWSPCADPYRFNNTEVLQRLSCMAQKNHIFLVANLPDCQVCNRSADTHCPPDGQYQFNTDVVFSDNGTIVARYHKQNLYFEAAFDTPPNVEYVTFSTPFAGRFGVFTCFDILFREPVVTLIEDMGIRQLVYPTAWMNQLPLLDAVQFQRSFSYSAGVTLLAANVRAAALGMTGSGIYTPWDALHHHDMVGEFGKLLVKRIPVLDPSLIGDGVGKDGILIPYSGHPKDNRPETDKDKAWADAALFPRIGGGYCLKEECSVEPTFFNSVMMYDNFTLLPLQGEAGNLTVCDGSLCCHMLFQRTAPQKEELYALGAFNGLHVVHGTYYLEICTLVRCTGLEKESCGGETEHAQTLVDFHLVGTFSTKHVYAGILGSGMTLDLPDHSGWENSSRFYMSKTGMTNGLVTAMLYGRNYEKDST; from the exons ATGGCGTTTTGTGTTTTAACAGTTGTTATTTTCTCACTGTGCCTGGGTGGTCTTCCCCAGGTCAGAGCTGATGGTCTGTCTTATGTTGCTGCAGTGTATGAGCACAAGGTCATCCTGAACCCCCATCCCAGGGTACCCCAGGAGAGGAAAGCTGCTCTGGCTCACATGAAGCAAAACCTGGATGTGTTTGAGGAACAGACTGCACTGGCCGCCAAACAG GGAGCTCAGATCATAGTCTTCCCAGAGGATGGCATTCATGGATTTAACTTCAGCAGATCATCCATAGCTGCTTACCTGGAGACCGTGCCGGACCCTGGACTGGTCACCTGGAGTCCATGCGCTGATCCATACAGATTCAACAACACAGAG GTGCTCCAACGTCTGAGCTGCATGGCTCAGAAGAATCATATCTTCTTGGTGGCAAACCTGCCCGATTGTCAGGTCTGTAACAGATCAGcagacactcactgtccacctgACGGCCAGTACCAGTTTAACACAGATGTTGTGTTCAGCGACAACGGGACCATCGTGGCCAGGTACCACAAACAGAACCTGTACTTTGAAGCTGCTTTTGATACGCCTCCTAATGTCGAGTATGTCACATTCAGCACTCCGTTCGCCGGTCGTTTTGGGGTGTTTACCTGCTTTGATATATTATTCCGGGAGCCGGTGGTGACACTTATAGAGGACATGGGTATCAGGCAGCTAGTGTATCCGACAGCTTGGATGAACCAGCTCCCCCTGCTGGATGCAGTGCAGTTCCAGCGCTCCTTCTCCTACTCAGCTGGGGTCACTTTGCTGGCCGCCAACGTACGAGCTGCAGCTTTGGGAATGACAGGAAGTGGCATTTACACTCCTTGGGATGCTCTTCACCATCATGACATGGTTGGAGAATTTGGGAAACTGCTGGTGAAGAGGATTCCAGTTCTGGATCCCTCTTTGATAGGGGATGGAGTAGGAAAAGATGGAATTTTAATTCCATATTCTGGCCACCCCAAGGATAATAGACCAGAGACGGATAAGGACAAGGCTTGGGCAGACGCAGCTTTATTCCCTAGGATTGGAGGAGGATATTGCCTAAAAGAAGAGTGCAGTGTGGAACCTACTTTTTTCAACTCTGTAATGATGTATGATAACTTCACTCTGCTGCCACTTCAAGGCGAAGCAGGGAATCTCACAGTGTGTGATGGATCCCTCTGCTGTCACATGCTCTTCCAGAGAACAGCTCCTCAAAAGGAAGAGCTTTACGCACTGGGGGCATTTAATGGGCTCCATGTGGTCCATGGCACATATTACCTAGAGATTTGTACGTTGGTCAGATGCACAGGGCTAGAGAAGGAAAGCTGTGGAGGAGAAACTGAACATGCTCAGACTCTTGTTGACTTCCACCTGGTTGGGACTTTCAGCACTAAGCATGTTTACGCTGGTATTTTGGGCAGCGGAATGACCCTGGACCTTCCAGATCACTCCGGCTGGGAGAACAGCAGCAGATTCTACATGAGCAAGACAGGAATGACCAATGGACTCGTCACCGCAATGTTATATGGGAGAAACTATGAGAAGGACAGTACATAA